The following coding sequences are from one Catharus ustulatus isolate bCatUst1 chromosome 30, bCatUst1.pri.v2, whole genome shotgun sequence window:
- the RNF115 gene encoding E3 ubiquitin-protein ligase RNF115, translated as MAEAAAAAVPQHRFFCHSCKGEVSPKLPEYTCPRCESGFIEEVTDDSSFFDSNALDDSPSSQFAELWDHLDHTMFFPDFRPFLSSSSLDPESRDMERGPPAELWGPSRPPRLPMPRRYRSRGSSRPDRSPAIEGIIQQIFAGFFANSAVPGSQHPFSWSGMLHSNPGDYAWGQSGLDAIVTQLLGQLENTGPPPADKEKISSLPTVAVTQEQVDTGLECPVCKEDYAVAEQVRQLPCNHVFHSSCIVPWLELHDTCPVCRKSLKGEDSTRQMPNPDASDSPVQERWTF; from the exons AtggcggaggcggcggcggcggcggtgccgcAGCACCGGTTTTTTTGCCATAGCTGCAAGGGCGAGGTCAGCCCTAAGCTGCCG GAATATACCTGCCCCCGCTGCGAGTCCGGCTTCATCGAGGAAGTCACTGATGATTCCAG tttttttGACAGCAATGCCCTGGATGACAGCCCCTCCTCACAGTTCGCAGAG CTTTGGGACCACTTGGATCACACGATGTTCTTCCCGGATTTCCGGCcattcctgagcagcagctccctggatcCAGAGAGCCGGGATATGGAGAGGGGCCCCCCAGCCGAGCTCTGGGGGCCCAGTCGCCCCCCACGGCTGCCGATGCCTCGGAGGTACCGATCCCGTGGCAGCTCCCGTCCGGATCGCTCGCCTGCCATTGAGGG GATAATCCAGCAGAtctttgctgggttttttgcCAACTCAGCTGTTCCTGGCTCTCAACATCCTTTTTCCTG GAGCGGAATGCTGCACTCCAATCCTGGGGATTATGCGTGGGGACAGAGCGGCCTTGACGCCATCGTCACCCAG ctcctgggacagctggAAAACACGGGGCCGCCACCGGCAGACAAGGAGAAGATCTCGTCCCTCCCAACAGTGGCAGTGACACAAGAACAAGTCG ACACAGGGCTGGAATGCCCGGTGTGCAAGGAGGATTATGCCGTGGCGGAACAGGTCCGGCAGCTCCCCTGCAACCACGtcttccacagcagctgcatcgtgccctggctggagctg CATGATACGTGTCCCGTCTGCAGGAAGAGCCTAAAGGGGGAAGATTCTACCCGGCAAATGCCGAATCCTGATGCTTCCGACAGCCCAGTGCAGGAGCGATGGACTTTCTGA
- the POLR3C gene encoding DNA-directed RNA polymerase III subunit RPC3 isoform X1 — translation MTQAELRLCSLLLREHFGEIVEKVGNSLLRTGPRPLRLLVGDTGLLLDQVKKALCVLIQHNLVRYEVQPRGSVEYEAQSKRILRLLRYPRYIYTAKTLYGDPGELLVEELLLHGHLPMSCAVARVADRLTETMEDGKTMDYTEVSSTFVRLADTHFIQRCPIVAESPRNTKAPPPPAPALAIAEKDMYTVPRLSLIGKGKRRHSCDEEEEGEHKAKRQKQEGGSSETPPDDGIYWQVNLERFHQHFRDQALVSAVASRMDQTSSEVVRTMLRMSEVTTASGASHTQPLSSNEIFRSLPAGYNIGKQVLDQYLALLADDPLEFVGKSGDSGGGTYTVNLHKALVSLATATLESIVEERFGSRCARIFRLLLRKKHLEQKQVEDFAMIPAKEAKDMLYRMLSENLVSLQEIPKTPDHAPSRTFYLYTVNVMAAARMLLHRCYKSVANLMERRQYEMRENKRLLEKSQRVEAILASMQATGAEAAQLHEVEEMITGPERQQLENLKRNVNKIDASENQVDETIFVLESFIESTMKRP, via the exons ATGACGCAGGCGGAGCTAcggctctgctccctcctgctccgGGAGCACTTCGGGGAGATCGTGGAGAAAGTCGGGAACTCCCTGCTCCGGACAGGACCGCGGCCGCTGCGGCTTCTGGTAGGGGACACCgggctgctcctggatcag GTGAAAAAGGCCCTTTGTGTGCTAATCCAGCACAACCTGGTCCGGTATGAGGTGCAGCCCCGGGGGTCTGTGGAATATGAGGCACAGAGCAAGCGGATCCTGCGGCTCCTGCGCTACCCCCGCTACATCTACACAGCCAAGACACTCTATGGGGACCcgggggagctgctggtggaggaGCTTCTGCTTCACGGGCACCTTCCTATGAGCTGTGCTGTTGCCAGGGTCGCTGATCGCCTCACTGAAACCATGGAAG ATGGGAAAACCATGGATTACACAGAAGTGTCCAGCACTTTTGTGCGCCTGGCAGATACCCACTTCATCCAGAGGTGTCCAATAGTCGCGGAAAGCCCCCGGAACACCAAGGCGCCTCCACCCCCTGCGCCAGCCCTGGCCATTGCCGAGAAGGACATGTACACCGTGCCTCGGCTCAGCCTTATCG ggaaagggaagcgGAGACACTCGTgtgatgaggaagaggagggggagcaCAAGGCCAAAAGGCAgaagcaggagggaggaagCTCAGAG ACTCCCCCAGACGATGGCATTTACTGGCAAGTCAACCTGGAGCGCTTCCATCAGCACTTCCGTGACCAGGCTCTGGTCAGTGCCGTGGCCAGCCGCATGGACCAG ACCAGCAGTGAGGTGGTGCGGACAATGCTGCGCATGAGCGAGGTGACCACAGCCTCGGGTGCATCCCACACGCAGCCGCTCTCCTCCAATGAG ATATTCCGATCTCTTCCAGCTGGGTACAACATCGGGAAGCAGGTTCTGGACCAGTACCTGGCACTCCTGGCCGATGATCCG ctggagttTGTGGGGAAGTCGGGGGACAGCGGTGGGGGCACCTACACCGTCA ACCTGCACAaagccctggtgtccctggccaCGGCCACCCTGGAGTCCATTGTGGAGGAGAG GTTTGGCTCCCGCTGCGCCAGGATATTCCGCCTGCTCCTGCGCAAGAAGCACCTGGAGCAGAAGCAAGTGGAGGATTTCGCCATGATCCCAGCCAAGGAAGCCAAGGACATGCTCTACAGGATGCTCTCAGAGAACCTGGTGTCCTTGCAG GAGATTCCCAAGACTCCGGACCATGCTCCATCCCGCACCTTTTACCTGTACACAGTGAACGTGATGGCTGCTGCTCGGATGCTGCTTCACAGATGCTACAAG AGTGTGGCTAACTTGATGGAGCGAAGGCAGTATGAGATGCGGGAGAACAA GAGGCTCCTGGAGAAGTCCCAGCGTGTGGAAGCCATTCTGGCTTCCATGCAGGCCACGGGtgctgaggcagcacagctgcacgAGGTTGAGGAGATGATCACAGGTCCCGAGCGGCAGCAGCTCGAAAACCTGAAACGCAACGTCAACAA GATCGATGCCAGTGAGAACCAGGTAGATGAGACCATCTTTGTGTTGGAGTCATTCATCGAGAGCACCATGAAGAGGCCATGA
- the POLR3C gene encoding DNA-directed RNA polymerase III subunit RPC3 isoform X2 yields the protein MTQAELRLCSLLLREHFGEIVEKVGNSLLRTGPRPLRLLVGDTGLLLDQVKKALCVLIQHNLVRYEVQPRGSVEYEAQSKRILRLLRYPRYIYTAKTLYGDPGELLVEELLLHGHLPMSCAVARVADRLTETMEDGKTMDYTEVSSTFVRLADTHFIQRCPIVAESPRNTKAPPPPAPALAIAEKDMYTVPRLSLIGKGKRRHSCDEEEEGEHKAKRQKQEGGSSETPPDDGIYWQVNLERFHQHFRDQALVSAVASRMDQTSSEVVRTMLRMSEVTTASGASHTQPLSSNEIFRSLPAGYNIGKQVLDQYLALLADDPLEFVGKSGDSGGGTYTVNLHKALVSLATATLESIVEERFGSRCARIFRLLLRKKHLEQKQVEDFAMIPAKEAKDMLYRMLSENLVSLQEIPKTPDHAPSRTFYLYTVNVMAAARMLLHRCYKSSFLLQDPGVTAPFLVMPQRWQ from the exons ATGACGCAGGCGGAGCTAcggctctgctccctcctgctccgGGAGCACTTCGGGGAGATCGTGGAGAAAGTCGGGAACTCCCTGCTCCGGACAGGACCGCGGCCGCTGCGGCTTCTGGTAGGGGACACCgggctgctcctggatcag GTGAAAAAGGCCCTTTGTGTGCTAATCCAGCACAACCTGGTCCGGTATGAGGTGCAGCCCCGGGGGTCTGTGGAATATGAGGCACAGAGCAAGCGGATCCTGCGGCTCCTGCGCTACCCCCGCTACATCTACACAGCCAAGACACTCTATGGGGACCcgggggagctgctggtggaggaGCTTCTGCTTCACGGGCACCTTCCTATGAGCTGTGCTGTTGCCAGGGTCGCTGATCGCCTCACTGAAACCATGGAAG ATGGGAAAACCATGGATTACACAGAAGTGTCCAGCACTTTTGTGCGCCTGGCAGATACCCACTTCATCCAGAGGTGTCCAATAGTCGCGGAAAGCCCCCGGAACACCAAGGCGCCTCCACCCCCTGCGCCAGCCCTGGCCATTGCCGAGAAGGACATGTACACCGTGCCTCGGCTCAGCCTTATCG ggaaagggaagcgGAGACACTCGTgtgatgaggaagaggagggggagcaCAAGGCCAAAAGGCAgaagcaggagggaggaagCTCAGAG ACTCCCCCAGACGATGGCATTTACTGGCAAGTCAACCTGGAGCGCTTCCATCAGCACTTCCGTGACCAGGCTCTGGTCAGTGCCGTGGCCAGCCGCATGGACCAG ACCAGCAGTGAGGTGGTGCGGACAATGCTGCGCATGAGCGAGGTGACCACAGCCTCGGGTGCATCCCACACGCAGCCGCTCTCCTCCAATGAG ATATTCCGATCTCTTCCAGCTGGGTACAACATCGGGAAGCAGGTTCTGGACCAGTACCTGGCACTCCTGGCCGATGATCCG ctggagttTGTGGGGAAGTCGGGGGACAGCGGTGGGGGCACCTACACCGTCA ACCTGCACAaagccctggtgtccctggccaCGGCCACCCTGGAGTCCATTGTGGAGGAGAG GTTTGGCTCCCGCTGCGCCAGGATATTCCGCCTGCTCCTGCGCAAGAAGCACCTGGAGCAGAAGCAAGTGGAGGATTTCGCCATGATCCCAGCCAAGGAAGCCAAGGACATGCTCTACAGGATGCTCTCAGAGAACCTGGTGTCCTTGCAG GAGATTCCCAAGACTCCGGACCATGCTCCATCCCGCACCTTTTACCTGTACACAGTGAACGTGATGGCTGCTGCTCGGATGCTGCTTCACAGATGCTACAAG agctccttcctgctccaggaTCCAGGTGTGACAGCCCCCTTCCTTGTGATGCCACAGAGGTGGCAGTGA